From one Candidatus Limnocylindrales bacterium genomic stretch:
- a CDS encoding SBBP repeat-containing protein has protein sequence MDYATYLRPLAFGAGDGFQNHGLAIAADADGNAYVAGIVESSSFPVTAGAYRTTRPGGRDIFVAKINPAGSALVWATYLGGSGTEVENGQSLGIAVDADGNVYVAGSTSSADFPTTAGAYQTSLHGTTDAFVSKLSADGSTLLYSTLVGGDGIDYGWGVAVDGDGHAYVCGETNGGFPTTPGAFHTDSQFGSAFLAKIDDDGGALVFSTTLGTNTGKARAVALDQSGNAFVTGSCDSPHGGTSYPVTEGAYQTTGKGSFDAFVSKVRSDGAELLYSTYLGGDANEGGTAIAVDGAGNAYVTGTTSSANFPTSAGAFQTTLQSTPTPDDDAFVTRVNPGGSGLVFSTYLGGAAGESPTGIAIDGSGAAIVAGSTFSTNFPTTAGAFQETIEPALGSAYVAKVAANGKSLGYSTLIHPTSGGQLSIAYAIALDTKGGAYMAGTSGATFPTTSGAFQTTGVFASFGGPVAAKLSGVAAAAAAAVCGDFNGDGRLTASDALGTLRVAVGLGTCGLSVCDYTGDGKLTAADALSTLRAAVGGQGAPHCPAA, from the coding sequence GTGGACTACGCCACATACCTGCGACCTCTCGCATTCGGCGCCGGCGACGGCTTCCAGAATCACGGCCTGGCGATCGCGGCGGATGCGGACGGCAATGCGTATGTGGCGGGGATCGTCGAGTCGTCGAGCTTTCCGGTTACGGCCGGCGCCTACCGGACCACACGGCCAGGGGGCCGCGATATCTTCGTCGCCAAGATCAATCCGGCGGGATCGGCCCTGGTCTGGGCCACGTATCTCGGCGGTAGCGGCACGGAGGTCGAAAACGGCCAGAGCCTCGGCATTGCGGTCGACGCCGATGGTAACGTTTATGTCGCGGGATCGACGAGCTCGGCCGACTTCCCGACGACGGCGGGCGCGTACCAGACGTCGCTTCACGGAACGACCGATGCGTTCGTGAGCAAGCTTTCGGCGGATGGATCGACGCTCCTCTACTCGACGCTCGTCGGCGGCGACGGGATCGACTACGGCTGGGGCGTTGCCGTGGACGGCGACGGGCACGCGTACGTCTGCGGCGAGACCAACGGCGGCTTTCCGACGACTCCGGGCGCCTTCCATACCGACTCGCAGTTCGGTTCGGCATTTCTTGCGAAGATCGACGACGACGGCGGGGCGCTCGTGTTCTCGACGACGCTCGGCACCAATACCGGCAAGGCCCGCGCCGTGGCGCTCGACCAATCGGGCAATGCGTTCGTGACCGGAAGCTGCGACTCGCCGCACGGCGGCACGAGCTATCCGGTGACCGAAGGCGCGTACCAGACCACCGGCAAGGGCTCGTTCGATGCGTTCGTCAGCAAAGTCCGCAGCGACGGCGCAGAGCTTCTCTACTCGACGTATCTCGGCGGAGACGCCAACGAAGGCGGCACCGCAATCGCAGTCGATGGTGCGGGAAACGCATACGTGACCGGCACGACGTCGTCGGCCAACTTCCCGACATCTGCCGGTGCATTTCAGACGACGTTGCAGTCGACTCCCACTCCGGACGACGACGCCTTTGTGACCAGGGTGAATCCGGGCGGGAGCGGCCTCGTGTTTTCCACGTATCTCGGCGGCGCTGCCGGCGAGTCGCCGACGGGCATCGCGATCGACGGCAGCGGCGCGGCGATCGTTGCGGGCTCGACCTTTTCGACGAACTTCCCGACGACCGCCGGTGCGTTCCAGGAGACGATCGAACCGGCTCTGGGGTCCGCTTACGTCGCGAAGGTTGCCGCCAACGGTAAATCGCTCGGCTACTCGACGCTGATTCATCCGACCAGTGGCGGTCAGCTCAGCATCGCGTATGCCATCGCGCTCGATACGAAGGGTGGGGCCTACATGGCAGGTACGAGCGGCGCAACGTTTCCGACCACGTCCGGTGCTTTCCAGACGACCGGCGTGTTCGCGAGCTTCGGCGGTCCGGTTGCCGCGAAACTCTCCGGTGTTGCCGCAGCGGCGGCAGCTGCAGTCTGCGGGGATTTCAACGGCGACGGCAGGCTGACCGCGAGCGATGCGCTCGGCACGCTGCGCGTCGCCGTTGGTCTCGGAACCTGCGGGCTTTCGGTCTGCGATTACACCGGCGACGGCAAGCTGACTGCGGCCGACGCGCTGTCCACGCTTCGGGCAGCGGTCGGCGGCCAGGGCGCCCCGCACTGTCCGGCCGCGTGA
- a CDS encoding transporter, translating into MKRSGKNGEAGGAMRLMAASIFVSGLATGLAASAANAEIAHYNPGVLSIRDLVMPADPGTYGALYNYVYKADRVNDRDGDRIRSVNVGSGHGPGLDVAVDVDIDMYALMPVMMWVSDWKLLGARFGAFVAPSFANVGLNAQLGNESVLGRSASNSSFGVADMMIQPLWLGWDVPHIGASLGYGFYAPTGQYNTRPVDRPDGSTVRVESPDNIGYGYWTHQFQVAGAWYPWADKRMSLNLAGTYEINENKQDFDLTAGDVMTINWGVSQYLPLKKDNTLLVEVGVGGYDQFQVSEDSGSDVRGDAEDNVHAAGFQVGLADVPWGAALNFHYDYEFTADDRFQGHVIGLSIAKKLTGS; encoded by the coding sequence ATGAAACGATCCGGGAAGAACGGCGAAGCCGGCGGCGCGATGCGGCTCATGGCAGCGTCGATTTTTGTGTCGGGGCTGGCAACGGGACTGGCGGCAAGCGCGGCGAATGCAGAGATCGCCCATTACAATCCGGGCGTGCTGAGCATCCGCGACCTGGTCATGCCGGCCGACCCGGGAACGTACGGCGCGCTGTACAACTACGTCTACAAGGCCGATCGCGTGAACGACCGCGACGGAGACAGGATCCGCTCGGTGAACGTCGGCTCCGGCCACGGCCCCGGCCTCGACGTTGCCGTCGATGTGGACATCGACATGTATGCGCTGATGCCGGTCATGATGTGGGTGTCCGACTGGAAGTTGCTCGGCGCGCGATTCGGCGCGTTCGTTGCTCCTTCGTTCGCCAACGTCGGACTCAATGCCCAGCTCGGCAATGAAAGCGTGCTCGGCCGAAGCGCGAGCAACTCCAGTTTCGGAGTTGCCGACATGATGATCCAGCCGCTATGGCTCGGCTGGGACGTGCCGCACATCGGCGCATCGCTCGGATACGGCTTCTACGCGCCGACCGGCCAGTACAATACCCGGCCGGTCGATCGTCCGGACGGCAGCACGGTTCGCGTCGAGTCTCCGGACAACATCGGTTACGGATACTGGACGCATCAGTTCCAGGTCGCCGGTGCGTGGTATCCGTGGGCCGACAAGCGCATGTCGCTCAATCTCGCGGGCACGTACGAGATCAATGAAAACAAGCAGGACTTCGACCTTACTGCCGGTGATGTGATGACGATCAACTGGGGAGTCAGCCAGTATCTTCCCTTGAAGAAGGACAACACGCTGCTGGTCGAGGTTGGAGTCGGCGGCTACGACCAGTTCCAGGTCAGCGAGGACAGCGGCTCGGACGTGCGAGGCGACGCCGAAGACAACGTCCATGCCGCCGGCTTTCAGGTCGGTCTGGCCGACGTGCCGTGGGGAGCGGCGCTCAACTTCCATTACGACTACGAGTTCACCGCCGACGATCGTTTTCAGGGTCACGTGATCGGCCTGAGCATCGCGAAAAAGCTGACCGGGTCCTGA
- a CDS encoding phosphotransferase family protein has product MKGIDEPKVTDWLLAHCEGLAAPLEFEPITGGHSNLTYKVADATGRKLVLRRPPLGAVLATAHDMGREHRIIRAVAATSVPVPPALGLCTDESVNGAPFYVMGFVEGAVLDTPAMVRQTVVDMPARQRLSQSVLDALVALHTTSPESIGLGDLGRKEAYLDRQLTRWRTQWEKSKTRELASMEETYQLLLAAKPEQKYTGIVHGDYRLGNMLATSDGRVAAVLDWELCTLGDTMADLGYLMNNWADAGEEGPSQAVAMPTSTGGFLSRAQFLAAYTEKSGRSTDGVEYYRAFQWWRLAAIVEGVLARYMKGVMGESAVGVDVFRAQVEQMAEAALTMIRGIA; this is encoded by the coding sequence GTGAAAGGCATCGACGAACCGAAGGTGACCGACTGGCTGCTCGCGCACTGCGAAGGACTCGCAGCGCCGCTCGAGTTCGAGCCGATCACCGGCGGCCATTCGAACCTCACGTACAAGGTAGCCGACGCAACCGGCCGCAAGCTGGTGCTTCGCCGTCCTCCGCTCGGCGCGGTGCTCGCAACCGCACACGACATGGGCCGCGAGCATCGCATCATTCGCGCGGTCGCGGCGACCAGCGTTCCGGTCCCTCCGGCCCTCGGGCTGTGCACCGACGAGAGCGTCAACGGCGCGCCGTTCTACGTGATGGGCTTCGTCGAAGGCGCGGTGCTCGACACGCCGGCAATGGTGCGACAGACGGTCGTCGATATGCCAGCGCGGCAGCGCCTCAGCCAGTCGGTTCTCGACGCGCTGGTTGCGCTGCACACGACTTCGCCCGAATCGATCGGACTCGGCGACCTCGGCCGCAAGGAAGCCTATCTCGACCGCCAGCTGACGCGCTGGCGGACGCAGTGGGAGAAATCGAAGACGCGCGAGCTCGCGTCGATGGAAGAAACCTACCAGCTGCTGCTCGCGGCCAAGCCCGAGCAGAAATACACCGGCATCGTTCACGGCGACTACCGCCTGGGCAACATGCTCGCGACTTCTGATGGCCGCGTGGCGGCGGTGCTCGACTGGGAGCTGTGCACGCTCGGTGACACGATGGCCGACCTCGGCTACCTCATGAACAACTGGGCCGATGCGGGCGAAGAAGGTCCGAGCCAGGCGGTCGCGATGCCGACGTCGACCGGCGGATTCCTGAGCCGCGCGCAGTTCCTGGCGGCGTATACGGAAAAGAGCGGACGCAGCACCGACGGCGTCGAGTACTACCGCGCGTTCCAGTGGTGGCGTCTGGCGGCCATCGTCGAAGGAGTGCTCGCGCGCTACATGAAAGGCGTCATGGGCGAGTCGGCGGTCGGGGTCGATGTCTTTCGCGCGCAGGTCGAACAGATGGCCGAAGCTGCGCTCACGATGATTCGGGGAATTGCATGA
- a CDS encoding sulfotransferase — MHRPLTPYEVKERLRYCEIASERLTLDRFPDFFIVGPQRTGTTWLHAVLGEHPEVFLTEPKELFFFSRLKDRSSARFESAELDWYLAHFHDPWPRWIRRQVVSLTRRGRPYRPKVRGEATASYAAMDRDLIEEIHTLRPDAKILMMVRHPVDRAWSHANKDLVRNPGRSRSDVPDDAWKAFFRDPYQIRCARYEENLANWRSVFPSTQVFVGTFEQVEENPERLLGRVARFLGVSDDPRHVDPGLLRSVVNPTTGTGIPAEYRTFLESLLSEEIDGWKRVKAAAEDAPEIAFAP, encoded by the coding sequence ATGCATCGGCCGCTGACTCCATACGAGGTCAAGGAGCGCCTGCGATACTGCGAGATCGCCAGCGAACGGCTGACGCTCGACCGCTTTCCCGATTTCTTCATCGTCGGCCCGCAGCGAACCGGCACCACGTGGCTGCACGCGGTCCTCGGCGAGCATCCGGAAGTCTTCCTTACCGAACCGAAGGAGCTGTTCTTCTTCAGCCGCCTGAAGGACCGCAGCAGCGCCCGCTTCGAATCGGCCGAGCTCGACTGGTACCTCGCGCACTTTCACGATCCGTGGCCGCGCTGGATCCGGCGCCAGGTCGTCTCGCTCACGCGTCGCGGCCGGCCATACCGTCCGAAGGTCCGCGGCGAAGCGACGGCAAGCTATGCCGCGATGGATCGCGACCTGATCGAAGAGATCCACACGCTGCGGCCGGACGCGAAGATCCTGATGATGGTGCGCCATCCGGTCGACCGTGCCTGGTCGCACGCCAACAAGGACCTCGTCCGCAATCCCGGCCGAAGCCGCTCGGACGTTCCGGACGATGCGTGGAAAGCGTTCTTCCGCGATCCGTATCAGATCCGCTGCGCGCGCTACGAGGAGAACCTCGCCAACTGGCGTTCGGTCTTTCCGTCGACGCAGGTCTTCGTCGGAACCTTTGAGCAGGTCGAAGAGAACCCCGAGCGGCTTCTCGGACGCGTGGCGCGCTTCCTCGGCGTTTCCGACGACCCGCGGCACGTCGATCCCGGGCTTCTCCGCAGCGTCGTCAATCCGACCACAGGCACTGGCATACCCGCAGAATACCGGACGTTCCTCGAATCCCTGCTGAGCGAAGAGATCGACGGCTGGAAGCGCGTGAAAGCGGCGGCCGAGGACGCACCGGAAATCGCATTCGCCCCGTAA